Part of the Leucobacter insecticola genome is shown below.
CCGACGATAGAGCGGATCGGCGCACGCCGGCGACAACAGCACGGCGTCCGCCCCGAGCGCCGCCACCGAACGAAACACCGCCCCCACATTGGTGTGGTCCGCGAGGTCCTCAAGCACCACCACCCGCCGCGAGCGCCGCAGAAGTTCGACCGGATCCAGTTGCGGGGCCGATGCATCGACGCCAGCGCTCCACGGTGCAGATGAAACCCCGTCAGCGTCTCGAGCTGCACGGAGTCCCCCACGTACACCGGCACCTCCGGGTGATCCGCGAGTAGCGGCTCGACGCGCGGCAGCCATTCTTTAAGGAGGAGCAGCGAGCGCGGAACGTGCCTCGCGCGCAATGCCCGCTCGATCACCTTCGGGGATTCAGCAAGGTACAGCCCCTCCGCGGGCTCCCGGACGCGCCGCAGCGCCACATCCGTGAGCTGCGTGTAGTCAGCGAGTTCGGGAGCGGCAAGGTCAGTAATATGCGTGACCCTCACGCGACACACTCGCTCACCGTGCTGGCCGGCGTGTCTGCTGCCGTTTCAACAAGGAACTCGCTGATGAACGCCACCGCGTCCGCGACCGCCTCGTAGTGCACGAGGTGACCGGTGCCGGGAATGATGCGTAGGCGCGATCCTGGAACCCGATGCTTCAGTTCAAGCTGCTTCGAGAGGTCGGTAATATCGTCGCGCTCCCCCGCAATCAGCAGTGTCGGCCGGTCAAAAGACGCGCAGTACTCGAGTACGGTATGAGATACCGACGCGCGGAAAGACTGCAGCAGCGTAGACGGATCCGAAAAGGTGCTGAAATACTGAGCGTGCTGGCCGTGGATCCAGGCCCGTAGCTCGGGATTCCCGGTCTTTGCCATGACCTCGCTCATCGCACGGACGATCAGCGGGTTTCCCAGCAACTGCTTCGCCGCAGGCGCGGGCAGGATCTCGGCGGTCCGGTAGTACCCGATCGTCAGCTTCGTCAGCGCCCCCTTCGGCCCCTCAAGCGCCGGCGCAGATATGGGGTTGATGAGAATAATTCTGCTCGGATCGAGTCCACCAGCAATCGCGGCGGACACAACGAGAGATCCGAATGAGTGCCCCAGGATCGCATGACCCTCCGGCGCGACCTCGGCGGCAAACGCTCGCAGCCACTCGCCGTAAAGCTCGATCGTGTGCTCGCGGCCTGGGATCGCCGGGGTCTCACCGAAGCCAGGCAGATCCGGCACGATTGTGCGCACACTCGGCAGTACCGCAGCAACCTCGCGGGCAATCTCCTCAAGGCCGTGGTGATCCCCCCGAAAACCATGGACCAAGATCAGGGGTGTGCCCGCAGGATCGCCATACTGCCAGGCGCGAGTCTGGATACCGAGCGTCGGTACACCAAATGGGCGAGCAGAAACGAGAGCGGAAGTCACGAGATAATCCTAGCGAGGCCACTCTGGCAGGCGGCTGCGCTTACCCGAGTGCTCCGCAATCTCCTAGTGTCCCGTGTCGCAAGTTGCTTTGCAGATAGCGGTGCTCCGGTGGATGCAGCGCGAGGCGGAGGAGTGAGGCGATGCCGTTGCATCGTCGAGTGACGACAACGACGCGATGCGCCGCCGGAGTGCCGGGATATGTGAAGCGAATTTGCGACACGGGACACTAGCACTCGATAGCATCGAAGATAACGAAAGGAGCACCGTGACCTCACCTCTCCCGCTCTGGGCCTCAAATCTCGCCGTGTTCGACACGGAAACGACGGGCATCGACACTTCGCAGGCGCGGATCGTGAGCGCCACGATTGCGTTGCTCGGCCCTGATGAAGAGGTTGTTGAACGATACGACTGGCTCCTGAACCCCGGAATCGAGATCCCCGCGGCCGCCGAGCGCGTGCACGGTATCAGCACCCAGATCGCCCGTGCCAGCGGCATCGACGCCGCAGTGGGGGTGCAACAGATTGTCGTGCAACTGGCCGAGATGATCGAGCGCGGCTTCCCAATCGTCGCTTACAACGCTCCCTATGATCTGACGCTGCTGCGTGCGGAGGCCGAACGCTACGGGGTGCCGTGGCCTGCCGACCTCTCCCCCGTGATCGATCCGTTGATCATTGACAAGCAGTTTGATCGCTACCGCAAGGGCAAGCGCACGCTCGAGGCAGTCTCTGCCCACCACGGTGTCGAGATTGGCACGGCGCACGATGCCGGGGACGACGCGATCGCCGCGGGTCGGGTGTTGCAGCGGATCGCGCGCAAGTACGCAGACGTGATCCCCAGCGACCTCGAAGACCTGCACCGTGCACAGATTGCCTGGGCGGCGGCGCAGGCGGCGAGCTATCAGGAGTTCAGGCGGCGCCAGGATCCGAGTTTCGTGGCGGACGGCAGCTGGCCGTTGCGCTGATCTTGCACAGAAACAAAAGGGTGGTGAGGATCCGAAGATCCCCACCACCCTTTTGCGTAAAAGCTTGGAGCTTAGGCGCCGAAGCCCTTGAAGCGCTGGTTGAACTTCTCCACGCGGCCGGCGGAGTCCATGATGCGCTGCTTGCCCGTGTAGAACGGGTGCGATGCGCTGGAGATCTCAACGTCGATGACCGGGTAGGTCGCACCGTCGAGTTCGATCGTCTTGCTGCTACCCAGCGTTGAGCGGGTGAGGAAGGTCTCGCCCGAAGCGAGGTCGCGGAAGACGATTGCGTTGTACTCGGGGTGGATATCGGTCTTCATGAGTGTCCTTATATTGAGTCGGATATGGTGCGTCTCGCGCACAGAGTCTTGCGGTGTGACCGCGCCAAGGTTCTACTTTAGCAGAACTCGCGGCCGAAACGCTGCATCCGGGGTATCGGGTTACGGGCGTGCAACGGCGGCATAGCGGCCGTCGTGCGCGGTGAGCTCAAATGGCATGCCGAAGGTGGCCTCAAGGTTGTCAGCGGTGAGGGTCGTCGCCATCGGGCCGATCGCCTGAATGCGGCCCGCTTTCAACATCATGACGTGGGTGAAGCCCGGCGGGATTTCTTCGACGTGGTGAGTGACCATCACCATGGCGGGAGAAGAAGGTGACTGCGCGAAACCTGACAGCATCTGCAGCAGCCGTTCCCTCGCGCCCAGATCCAAGCTCGCGCTCGGTTCATCGAGCAGCAGGACCTCCGGGTCGGTCATCACGGCCCGCGCGATCAGTGCGCGCTTGCGCTCTCCGTCGCTCAGCGTCCCGAAAGTGTGGTCGGCGAAGCCGGCAAGATCCCACTCCGCAAGAATGCGCTCGGCCTGTCGAATGTCGATGTCTTCGTAGTGCTCGTTCCAGCGACCCTCGACGGAATAGGCCGCCGTCAGCACCAGATCACGCACGATTTCGTTCGCCGGGATCCTGCGGGCGGTCGCAGAGGACACAAAGCCGATCCGATTGCGCAACTCGAAAATGTCGACGCGACCGAGGCGCTTGTCGAGCACATCGACGGTGCCGGTGGTCGGGTAGTCGTTTGCGGTCGCGAGCTTCATGACGGTCGTTTTTCCGGCGCCGTTTGGCCCCAGGATCACCCAGCGGTCGCTGTCGGTCACGGTCCAGTCCACGCCGTCCAAGATTGGACGACCGTTCCGCAGATAAGAGACATCGGTGAAGCGCAGCACGTTGACCATGATCGTAAGCCTAGCCAGTCGAAGCGGATCTCGTGGGCGGCACCCCGAAGATGCCTGCAGACATTCTCTAGACTGGACCGCATGACTGTTTCACCGCTGCTCGTTCTTGATTGCGATTCGACCACTATTCAAGACGAGGTGATCGAACTGATCGCGGAGGTTGCGGGCACCCGAGAACGGGTCGCT
Proteins encoded:
- a CDS encoding alpha/beta fold hydrolase gives rise to the protein MTSALVSARPFGVPTLGIQTRAWQYGDPAGTPLILVHGFRGDHHGLEEIAREVAAVLPSVRTIVPDLPGFGETPAIPGREHTIELYGEWLRAFAAEVAPEGHAILGHSFGSLVVSAAIAGGLDPSRIILINPISAPALEGPKGALTKLTIGYYRTAEILPAPAAKQLLGNPLIVRAMSEVMAKTGNPELRAWIHGQHAQYFSTFSDPSTLLQSFRASVSHTVLEYCASFDRPTLLIAGERDDITDLSKQLELKHRVPGSRLRIIPGTGHLVHYEAVADAVAFISEFLVETAADTPASTVSECVA
- a CDS encoding exonuclease domain-containing protein, whose protein sequence is MTSPLPLWASNLAVFDTETTGIDTSQARIVSATIALLGPDEEVVERYDWLLNPGIEIPAAAERVHGISTQIARASGIDAAVGVQQIVVQLAEMIERGFPIVAYNAPYDLTLLRAEAERYGVPWPADLSPVIDPLIIDKQFDRYRKGKRTLEAVSAHHGVEIGTAHDAGDDAIAAGRVLQRIARKYADVIPSDLEDLHRAQIAWAAAQAASYQEFRRRQDPSFVADGSWPLR
- a CDS encoding type B 50S ribosomal protein L31 — encoded protein: MKTDIHPEYNAIVFRDLASGETFLTRSTLGSSKTIELDGATYPVIDVEISSASHPFYTGKQRIMDSAGRVEKFNQRFKGFGA
- a CDS encoding ABC transporter ATP-binding protein; this encodes MVNVLRFTDVSYLRNGRPILDGVDWTVTDSDRWVILGPNGAGKTTVMKLATANDYPTTGTVDVLDKRLGRVDIFELRNRIGFVSSATARRIPANEIVRDLVLTAAYSVEGRWNEHYEDIDIRQAERILAEWDLAGFADHTFGTLSDGERKRALIARAVMTDPEVLLLDEPSASLDLGARERLLQMLSGFAQSPSSPAMVMVTHHVEEIPPGFTHVMMLKAGRIQAIGPMATTLTADNLEATFGMPFELTAHDGRYAAVARP